The Desulfatibacillum aliphaticivorans DSM 15576 DNA segment GGAAAAAGTTCGATCAAAAACCTTTGAATGGCGCTCCGCGCAAGCCAACCGTTATTTCGTGTAGGGGCGTCTGTTTGCTGCGCCCTTGTCGTAACTATCCCTTTATCCTGAATCCCATGATTTACCCCTTTCCTTGCCATTTCTCCCAGAATAACCTATAAACCATGCATTGTTCCCCGAATACGCAGGACTATTTCAATTATGAAAATTTACGCAGTGTCCAAGGTCTGAACAAAATTCTGCCTGATTGGACGCTCTCATGTTGATATGATGCAATTCCGATGCTGATGGTGAACAAACGTGAGCAGTCTTTCTTGGCGGTTAAATATGAGGAGAGTTAGGCAATGAATAAAAAACAACTCTCTGAGCGCGATATATGCACCAAGTTTATTACTCCGGCTCTTGAAAGGGCTGGCTGGGATATCGCAACGCAAATAAGAGAAGAGTATCCCCTTACCAATGGAAGAATTATTGTTAGAGGCAAACTGCACACAAGGGCAAAAAATAAACGCGCTGATTATGTGTTGTTTTATAAACCCAATATTCCTATTGCTATTATTGAGGCCAAGGATAACACCCATTCCCTTGGAGACGGCATGCAACAGGGGCTGGGTTATGCTGAAATGTTGCAGGTCCCCTTTGTGTTCAGCTCCAATGGGGATGGTTTTTTATTTCATAATAAAATTGCAGCCGATGGCATTATAGAACGTGAATTAGGTTTAAATGAGTTTCCCACGGCCGATGCTCTTTGGCGCTGCTGGGCAAATTATCGGGGATTAGATGAGAATCAAAATGATCTTGTCACTCAGGACTACTACAGTGACGGCAGCGGGAAAAATCCTCGATATTATCAATTACTGGCAATAAACAAAGTCATCGAAGCCATAGCCCATGGCCAGAACAGAATTCTGTTGGTGATGGCGACTGGCACCGGAAAAACTTTTACAGCATTTCAGATTATTTGGCGACTTTGGAAGGCAAAGAAGAAAAAGCGCATCCTGTTTCTCGCCGATCGCAACATCCTGGTTGATCAAACCATGACCAACGATTTTAAACCGTTCGGGTCGGCCATGACCAAAATACAGAAGCGTCAGGCCAATAAATCATATGAAATATACCTGTCTCTTTATCAGGCCATTACCGGCAGTGAAGATGAGAAGAACATCTACAAGCAGTTCAGCCCCACTTTTTTTGACCTTATCGTGATCGATGAATGTCATCGCGGTAGCGCTGCCGCGGACTCTGCTTGGCGCGAAATACTTGAATATTTTTCTTCAGCCACTCATATCGGTTTGACTGCCACCCCCAAAGAGACCAAAGAAGTTTCTAATATTGATTACTTTGGCGATCCCATATACACCTATTCATTAAGGCAAGGAATCGATGATGGCTTTCTCGCCCCCTATAAAGTTGTGCGAATAGACCTGGACAAGGACTTATCCGGTTGGCGACCGGACAAAGGGATGCTTGACAAGTACGGCAACGAAATTGAGGACCGCATATACAACCAGAAGGATTTCGACAAGGCCTTGGTGTTGGAAAAGCGTACTCAGTTGGTTGCAAAAAAAATTAGTGAATTCCTTCGCCAGACCAACCGTTTTGATAAAACCATCGTTTTCTGTGAAAACATAGACCACGCTGAGCGGATGCGCCAGATGTTGGTGAACGAGAATAACGACCTATCCGCGCAAAACGGCAAATACGTCATGCGCATCACCGGTGACAACGAGGAAGGCAAAGCAGAGCTTGACAATTTTATTTTTCCGGAAAGTAAATATCCTGTTATTGCCACCACCTCCAAGCTGATGACCACCGGTGTGGATGCTCAAACCTGCAAGCTGATTGTCCTTGATCAACGCATTCAATCCATGACCGAGTTTAAACAAATTATCGGCCGCGGAACCCGCATCAACGAGGACTATGGCAAATACTATTTCACTATCATTGATTTCAAAAAGGCGACCGAGCTCTTTGCTGATCCAAATTTCGATGGAGACCCGGTGCAAATTTATGAGCCCAAGGAGGATGAATCTCCTGTGCCGCCTGATTTTACCAATGACGATCCGGAGGATAACAACGACCTTCAACTGGGGTTAGGGGACGACCATGGCGGGCAAGCAGCGAGAGAACCCGGGGCTGAAACGGAAGGCAAAGGGGTGCGCCGCTATGTCGTGGCCAATGTAGAAGTAGCGGTTGCGGCCGAAAGAGTGCAGTATTTTGACGCCAACGGC contains these protein-coding regions:
- the hsdR gene encoding EcoAI/FtnUII family type I restriction enzme subunit R — its product is MNKKQLSERDICTKFITPALERAGWDIATQIREEYPLTNGRIIVRGKLHTRAKNKRADYVLFYKPNIPIAIIEAKDNTHSLGDGMQQGLGYAEMLQVPFVFSSNGDGFLFHNKIAADGIIERELGLNEFPTADALWRCWANYRGLDENQNDLVTQDYYSDGSGKNPRYYQLLAINKVIEAIAHGQNRILLVMATGTGKTFTAFQIIWRLWKAKKKKRILFLADRNILVDQTMTNDFKPFGSAMTKIQKRQANKSYEIYLSLYQAITGSEDEKNIYKQFSPTFFDLIVIDECHRGSAAADSAWREILEYFSSATHIGLTATPKETKEVSNIDYFGDPIYTYSLRQGIDDGFLAPYKVVRIDLDKDLSGWRPDKGMLDKYGNEIEDRIYNQKDFDKALVLEKRTQLVAKKISEFLRQTNRFDKTIVFCENIDHAERMRQMLVNENNDLSAQNGKYVMRITGDNEEGKAELDNFIFPESKYPVIATTSKLMTTGVDAQTCKLIVLDQRIQSMTEFKQIIGRGTRINEDYGKYYFTIIDFKKATELFADPNFDGDPVQIYEPKEDESPVPPDFTNDDPEDNNDLQLGLGDDHGGQAAREPGAETEGKGVRRYVVANVEVAVAAERVQYFDANGKLITESLKDYTCKTLTKEFASLDDFLRRWGSAEKKRAIIDELTEQGVFFDALSEEIGRRSGKKFDPFDLICHVAWDMPPLSRKERAEQVKKRNYFTKYGEQARRVLEALLDKYADEGVTHIEETQILTIAPFTDLGTPMEIIRSFGGLEQYQQAINELEQALYNAC